The following proteins are encoded in a genomic region of Brachypodium distachyon strain Bd21 chromosome 1, Brachypodium_distachyon_v3.0, whole genome shotgun sequence:
- the LOC104581494 gene encoding homeobox-leucine zipper protein HOX18: MEQEDFSSWLGLATGGSGGAVRRSQDGAERRRAKEETACERQQLAAIGESGGEGATKQRISVRGGGRSPSNGPCPSDGGSDDVAGGSTGTRKKLRLTKEQCTLLEDSFHAHVILSQVQKQELARRLNLSPRQVEVWFQNRRARTKLKQTEVECEFLKRCCESLTDENQRLKHELLDLQRSAGPRAAAAAMLNFCPACEKVTLNN, translated from the exons ATGGAGCAAGAGGATTTCAGCTCATGGCTTGGGCTAGCaaccggcggcagcggcggcgctgtgAGGCGTAGCCAGGACGGTGCTGAGCGGCGCCGTGCCAAAGAAGAGACAGCATGCGAGCGTCAACAGCTAGCGGCGATCGGAGAGTCGGGCGGGGAAGGTGCTACTAAGCAGAGGATAAGTGTCCGTGGCGGCGGGCGATCGCCGTCGAACGGCCCGTGCCCGAGCGATGGCGGCAGCGATGACGTCGCCGGGGGAAGCACTGGCACGAGGAAGAAGCTCCGGCTCACCAAGGAGCAGTGCACCTTGCTGGAAGACAGCTTCCATGCCCACGTCATACTGTCTCAG GTTCAGAAGCAGGAGCTCGCACGGCGGCTGAATCTGAGCCCGAGGCAGGTGGAGGTGTGGTTCCAAAATAGAAGAGCCAG GACAAAGCTGAAGCAGACGGAGGTGGAGTGCGAGTTCCTGAAGCGGTGCTGCGAGAGCCTGACCGACGAGAACCAGCGGCTGAAGCACGAGCTCCTGGACCTGCAGCGGTCGGCGGGACCCAGGGCCGCCGCTGCGGCCATGCTGAACTTCTGCCCGGCCTGTGAGAAGGTCACCCTGAATAATTAG